A section of the Paenibacillus yonginensis genome encodes:
- a CDS encoding response regulator: protein MNVLIIDDEVIIRTGLCTVIDWSELGMHLLPPAESAEEALERLLTERPDIVLTDIRMAGMDGIQLAKEIREKLPDAEIIILTGYDDFGFAQRALRQGVTDYLLKTSDPEEIIKSVMKAKQNLQMKRELKRQGDVQAAALRKQHFEAWLTGNAAGSGDPDGLVYKSVTEWLEQTGVFRKLPDGRPQAMRVLLVGASGWGHDRFSGLMLGAAESQLSELLSGITLLRNNMIIAVAGVTPGWSGERQLGKVISRVRDTLRCDIFAAAGNEVYAAGELRRSYEEALKVYEYRVVFGDRGLFELKDVEDRQGGRTVCSEREESELSSLLMNNNGSQLHDWTTAIVRERLEDPETTPAALQAFLQSIVIGAHRWLDRAKETASAAQSSTGQAGAGATPAISFEPGVVLEDELFKLLLSVMNEFHQLVSDGRYSYIHRAIAYIRNHLGEHLTLQQVAGFVHLNPNHFSEVFKRETGQGFSEFVIRERMQRAANILLTTQKKISEVAGEVGYEDIKYFSQQFKKMMGSTPTEYRQLSGDGV from the coding sequence ATGAATGTTTTGATCATAGATGACGAGGTGATTATCCGGACGGGGCTTTGTACGGTGATCGACTGGTCGGAGCTTGGCATGCACCTGCTTCCGCCCGCAGAATCCGCGGAGGAGGCGCTGGAGCGTCTTCTCACCGAGCGTCCGGACATCGTGCTCACCGATATCCGGATGGCCGGTATGGATGGTATTCAGCTGGCCAAGGAAATCAGGGAGAAGCTTCCGGATGCCGAGATTATCATCCTGACCGGCTATGACGATTTCGGGTTCGCCCAGCGGGCGCTGCGGCAGGGGGTAACCGACTATTTGCTGAAGACAAGCGATCCCGAGGAAATCATCAAATCCGTGATGAAAGCCAAACAGAATCTGCAGATGAAACGGGAACTGAAGAGGCAGGGGGATGTTCAGGCGGCTGCGCTCCGCAAGCAGCATTTCGAGGCATGGCTGACCGGAAACGCGGCGGGTAGCGGAGATCCGGACGGTCTGGTCTACAAGTCGGTAACGGAATGGCTGGAGCAGACCGGTGTCTTCCGGAAACTGCCGGACGGCCGTCCCCAGGCGATGCGCGTCCTGCTTGTAGGCGCATCCGGATGGGGACATGACCGCTTCTCCGGCTTAATGCTTGGAGCGGCGGAAAGCCAGCTGTCTGAGCTGCTATCCGGTATTACACTGCTCAGGAACAACATGATCATTGCCGTAGCCGGCGTGACGCCGGGATGGTCCGGGGAGCGGCAGCTGGGAAAGGTGATCAGCCGGGTCCGAGATACGCTGAGATGTGATATTTTTGCTGCAGCTGGAAATGAGGTCTACGCCGCCGGGGAGCTGCGCCGTTCTTATGAGGAGGCCCTGAAGGTTTACGAATACCGGGTCGTGTTCGGGGATAGAGGGCTGTTTGAGCTGAAGGACGTGGAAGACCGCCAGGGCGGAAGAACGGTCTGTTCAGAGAGGGAGGAAAGCGAACTGTCTTCCCTGCTGATGAACAACAACGGCAGCCAGCTCCACGATTGGACCACTGCAATCGTCAGGGAACGGCTGGAGGACCCCGAAACGACGCCGGCCGCTCTGCAGGCGTTCCTTCAATCCATTGTAATCGGGGCCCATCGCTGGCTGGACAGGGCGAAGGAGACAGCCTCGGCCGCGCAGTCGTCAACGGGGCAGGCGGGTGCCGGAGCGACGCCGGCCATTTCCTTTGAGCCGGGTGTTGTCCTTGAAGATGAGCTGTTCAAGCTGCTACTGTCGGTGATGAATGAGTTCCACCAGCTCGTCAGTGACGGCAGGTATTCTTACATACATCGGGCCATTGCCTATATCCGCAATCATCTCGGCGAGCATTTGACCCTGCAGCAGGTGGCGGGTTTCGTGCACCTCAACCCTAATCATTTCAGCGAGGTTTTCAAACGGGAAACCGGTCAGGGCTTCAGCGAGTTTGTGATCCGTGAGCGCATGCAGCGTGCGGCAAATATCCTGCTGACTACGCAGAAGAAGATCAGTGAAGTGGCAGGGGAAGTAGGTTACGAGGATATTAAATATTTCAGTCAGCAGTTTAAGAAAATGATGGGAAGTACCCCCACGGAATATCGACAGCTTTCCGGAGACGGCGTCTAG
- a CDS encoding cache domain-containing sensor histidine kinase, which translates to MWFRNSLKSKLSVLLIAAIVFPLLATGIVSYRIASNLTEKIEKQSGMNTLQQISDKLDFIIGDAENMSVFIIGQKNIQSYLGSDRSDISLYSQNVAFLMNLASSKTYISNITITSNKGYPALSNTTIVRSGLPEVMRANEGKYNLAVKWWTPLYENQTTDNGLKQVFTLVRPIRSTDKFQNYGELSISIDAREVQRMLENAAWNESGHLWLINEENRVMVSQKGEGLNQLLGDKISHLGTLPGAEGVENVKLGDESSTLLYYTVPSLGWKLVGVIPTHIYTAQNQYVLTLTAWAIGISALFAGLLVLYFITWVTRPLIKVARKLNKIDPDEPIRPFEVKTTDEIGMLLRSYNRLSDRIERLKSQLQLNAAKKKEADIQALQAQINPHFLYNTLSSIHWIALMNKQKPIAEMVGALTDFLRFSLNDGKEFCTVGQEVAHAQNYVRIMSKRFQDKFEATFFIDPSIQDQTMLKLLLQPLIENSIMHGIQKRREKGSILVQGELRPGAMTFTVEDTGIGMEEAKLREIRHALQLEKDSIESQAEPDTAYGLAETVKSGYGLGSVHRRLILHYGSETGLQIESEPGTGTRITFTIPLLEGSA; encoded by the coding sequence ATGTGGTTCAGAAATTCATTAAAAAGCAAGCTGTCGGTGCTGCTGATTGCGGCCATCGTTTTTCCGCTGCTGGCTACGGGCATAGTCTCTTACCGCATAGCTTCCAATCTGACGGAAAAAATCGAGAAGCAGTCCGGCATGAACACACTACAGCAAATTTCGGACAAGCTGGACTTCATCATCGGCGATGCGGAGAACATGTCGGTCTTTATCATTGGCCAGAAAAATATCCAATCCTACCTCGGCAGCGATAGGTCGGACATTTCGTTATATTCGCAGAACGTTGCCTTCCTGATGAATCTTGCTTCCTCCAAAACCTATATTTCGAACATCACGATTACCTCAAATAAGGGTTATCCGGCTTTGTCCAACACGACGATTGTCCGTTCCGGTTTGCCGGAGGTGATGCGGGCCAATGAAGGGAAATATAACCTGGCTGTCAAATGGTGGACCCCGCTGTACGAGAATCAGACGACGGACAACGGGCTCAAACAGGTATTTACGCTGGTCCGCCCGATCCGCAGCACGGACAAGTTCCAAAATTATGGAGAGCTGTCCATCAGCATTGATGCCCGGGAAGTGCAGCGTATGCTGGAGAACGCGGCCTGGAATGAAAGCGGGCATTTGTGGCTGATTAATGAGGAGAACCGGGTGATGGTCTCCCAGAAGGGGGAGGGGCTGAATCAGCTCCTGGGGGACAAGATTTCGCATCTGGGCACGCTGCCGGGTGCTGAAGGGGTTGAGAACGTCAAGCTGGGTGATGAGAGCAGCACCTTGCTCTACTACACGGTCCCGAGCTTGGGATGGAAGCTGGTTGGCGTTATTCCCACCCATATTTATACGGCTCAGAACCAGTATGTGCTTACGCTTACGGCTTGGGCTATCGGTATTTCAGCCCTGTTTGCAGGCCTGCTGGTGCTTTATTTCATTACCTGGGTAACTCGGCCGCTCATCAAGGTAGCGCGAAAGCTGAACAAGATCGATCCGGATGAGCCGATCCGTCCATTTGAAGTCAAAACTACAGATGAAATCGGCATGCTGCTGCGCAGCTATAACCGGCTCAGCGACCGTATCGAGCGACTCAAAAGCCAGCTGCAGCTAAATGCAGCCAAGAAAAAGGAAGCCGATATCCAGGCCCTGCAGGCCCAGATTAACCCGCATTTTCTGTACAATACGCTCTCTTCTATCCATTGGATCGCTTTAATGAACAAGCAGAAACCGATTGCCGAAATGGTCGGGGCGCTTACCGATTTCCTCAGGTTCAGCCTGAATGACGGGAAAGAGTTCTGCACAGTCGGTCAGGAGGTGGCGCATGCGCAGAACTATGTGCGCATTATGTCTAAACGATTTCAGGACAAATTCGAGGCAACCTTCTTCATTGATCCGTCGATCCAGGATCAGACTATGCTGAAGCTTCTCCTTCAGCCTTTGATCGAGAACAGCATTATGCACGGCATTCAAAAGCGGAGGGAGAAGGGGAGCATTCTTGTTCAGGGCGAGCTTCGGCCGGGAGCGATGACTTTCACGGTCGAGGACACCGGCATCGGTATGGAAGAAGCGAAGCTCAGAGAGATCAGACATGCGCTGCAGCTGGAGAAGGACAGTATAGAAAGCCAGGCTGAGCCGGACACGGCTTACGGTTTAGCCGAAACGGTGAAATCCGGTTACGGTCTGGGTAGTGTTCACCGCAGGCTGATACTGCACTATGGAAGCGAAACCGGACTCCAGATCGAAAGCGAGCCGGGTACCGGCACAAGAATAACCTTCACTATACCTTTACTGGAGGGATCGGCATGA
- a CDS encoding aldo/keto reductase: protein MSLNLQSTVQLNNGTQMPWFGLGVFQVEEGAELEAAVAAAIKNGYRSIDTAAIYGNEQGVGNGIRQGLEAAGLKREDLFVTSKVWNADLGFEETLAAFEVSLNKLGLEYLDLYLIHWPKEGKYKAAWKAMETLYKQGKIKVIGVSNFQIHHLEDLLADAEVVPAVNQIELHPRLTQKELRDYCKQKGIQIEAWSPLMQGQLLDNEELKAIGAKYGKSVTQVILRWDIQNGIVTIPKSTKEHRIIENASIFDFELSAEDMAAIDAMNQNHRVGPDPDNFDF from the coding sequence ATGAGTTTGAATCTGCAAAGCACAGTACAATTAAATAACGGCACTCAAATGCCTTGGTTTGGTCTTGGCGTATTTCAGGTGGAAGAAGGCGCGGAGCTGGAGGCAGCTGTAGCTGCAGCCATTAAAAACGGCTACCGCAGCATTGATACTGCAGCTATTTACGGCAATGAGCAAGGCGTAGGCAACGGAATCCGCCAAGGGCTCGAAGCAGCCGGCCTGAAAAGAGAAGACCTTTTCGTGACCTCCAAAGTATGGAATGCCGATCTGGGCTTTGAGGAAACTTTGGCCGCTTTCGAAGTCAGCCTGAACAAGCTGGGCTTGGAATATCTGGACCTTTACCTGATCCACTGGCCTAAAGAAGGCAAATATAAAGCAGCCTGGAAAGCGATGGAGACCTTGTACAAGCAGGGAAAAATCAAAGTAATCGGCGTCAGCAACTTCCAAATTCATCATCTTGAAGACTTGCTCGCCGATGCAGAGGTTGTGCCGGCCGTCAATCAGATCGAGCTTCACCCTCGCCTGACTCAGAAAGAGCTGCGCGACTACTGCAAGCAGAAAGGCATCCAAATCGAAGCCTGGTCCCCGCTGATGCAAGGTCAGCTGCTGGACAACGAAGAGCTGAAGGCCATTGGCGCGAAATACGGCAAGTCCGTCACTCAGGTTATCCTGCGTTGGGACATTCAAAACGGGATCGTAACCATCCCTAAATCGACCAAAGAACACCGTATTATCGAGAATGCCTCGATCTTCGACTTCGAGCTGAGCGCCGAAGACATGGCTGCCATTGATGCCATGAACCAGAACCACCGCGTAGGTCCGGATCCGGACAACTTCGATTTCTAA
- a CDS encoding MFS transporter: MELNKQRSTLALLALAISAFAIGTTEFISVGLLPLIADDLNISVTFAGLTVTLYALGVTFGAPILTSLTASVPRKTLLMAIMVVFIAGNSLAAASQGIALLLVARVLSAFSHGVFMSIGSTIAADLVPENRRASAISMMFSGLTVATVTGVPIGTFIGQQLGWRVAFIAIAAVGIVAFIGNLILVPSGLRKGTETPMVEQVKLFKSGKIILALLITALGYGGTFVVFTYLSPLLHEVTGFAENTVALLLLLYGIAIAIGNVIGGKAANRKPLRALLGMFILQAIILLVLTFTAPYQAVGLITIFFMGLLAFMNVPGLQLYVVLLAEKIAPKAVDVASALNIAAFNAGIALGAYLGGIITDTLGLVHTAWVGAIMVAAAAALTAISLVLEKKGNPKRGTQVSKGLTEAME, encoded by the coding sequence ATGGAGCTTAATAAACAGAGAAGCACCTTGGCGCTGCTAGCCTTGGCGATAAGTGCTTTTGCAATCGGAACGACGGAGTTTATCAGCGTAGGACTGCTTCCGTTGATTGCTGATGATTTGAACATTTCCGTGACCTTTGCGGGTCTCACGGTTACTTTATACGCCCTCGGGGTGACCTTTGGCGCCCCGATCCTGACCTCGCTTACGGCCAGCGTGCCGCGGAAAACGCTGCTGATGGCGATCATGGTCGTCTTTATTGCCGGGAACAGCCTGGCGGCAGCCTCGCAGGGCATTGCTTTGCTGCTTGTCGCCCGCGTCCTTTCCGCTTTCTCGCACGGGGTGTTCATGTCGATCGGCTCGACGATTGCTGCAGACCTCGTGCCTGAGAACCGCAGAGCCAGCGCGATTTCGATGATGTTCTCCGGACTCACGGTAGCTACCGTTACCGGTGTGCCGATCGGCACCTTTATCGGACAGCAGCTCGGCTGGAGAGTCGCCTTTATCGCCATTGCAGCCGTCGGCATCGTGGCCTTTATAGGCAATCTGATTCTGGTTCCCTCCGGACTGCGGAAAGGGACCGAAACGCCGATGGTCGAGCAGGTTAAGCTGTTTAAGAGCGGCAAGATCATCCTCGCCCTTCTGATAACGGCGCTTGGTTATGGCGGAACCTTTGTAGTATTCACCTATTTGTCGCCGCTTCTGCATGAAGTGACAGGTTTTGCGGAGAACACCGTTGCCCTTCTCCTTCTGCTCTACGGAATTGCCATTGCCATCGGCAACGTTATTGGAGGGAAAGCAGCCAACCGCAAGCCGCTGCGGGCTTTGCTCGGCATGTTTATTTTACAGGCTATAATCCTGCTTGTGCTGACCTTTACGGCACCTTATCAAGCTGTAGGATTGATCACCATCTTCTTCATGGGCCTGCTGGCATTTATGAACGTTCCAGGGCTGCAGCTGTATGTGGTTCTTCTGGCGGAAAAAATCGCGCCCAAAGCGGTCGATGTCGCTTCGGCACTGAATATAGCAGCCTTCAACGCAGGCATCGCGCTCGGGGCTTACCTCGGGGGCATCATTACCGATACGCTGGGATTGGTTCATACCGCGTGGGTAGGGGCCATCATGGTCGCCGCAGCGGCAGCTCTTACAGCAATCAGTCTCGTTTTGGAGAAGAAAGGGAACCCTAAAAGGGGCACCCAGGTTTCAAAAGGATTAACGGAGGCTATGGAGTGA
- a CDS encoding winged helix-turn-helix transcriptional regulator, producing MPEVEKTPRTKKYNISVEATLEVIGGKWKCVILCHLTHGRKRTSELKRLMPAIAQKMLTQQLRELEEDGIINRISYNEVPPRVEYELSEYGWSLKPILDSLCNWGEQHIIREYGDKFAVLEDNILNH from the coding sequence ATGCCAGAAGTAGAGAAAACGCCAAGAACCAAGAAATACAACATTTCCGTTGAAGCTACGCTTGAGGTCATCGGAGGCAAGTGGAAATGCGTCATCCTTTGCCACCTGACGCACGGCCGCAAGCGGACCAGCGAGCTGAAGCGCCTCATGCCGGCCATCGCCCAGAAAATGCTGACCCAGCAGCTCAGAGAGCTTGAAGAAGACGGCATTATTAACCGGATCAGCTACAATGAAGTGCCGCCAAGAGTCGAATACGAGCTGAGCGAATACGGCTGGAGCCTGAAGCCGATTCTGGATTCGCTCTGCAATTGGGGCGAGCAGCATATCATCCGGGAGTACGGCGACAAATTCGCTGTGCTGGAGGATAATATTTTGAATCACTGA
- a CDS encoding extracellular solute-binding protein: MAKKKPIAILALLLSFTLLLAACGQGGNNTPTTGAAGTDSSKSPGEKIKLSIWHNFSGDDLRAKVVREQIEKFQSEHPEVELDAQAIPPDGYRQRLKTVAAANEMPDVFFVQSGTSIKEFYDGGLIQPITSVLDEHPDWKNNFISGSLDTLSFDGQVYATPLSGSATSFLFYNKSLFEKYGVKVPTTWDEMMTAVKTFNDNKITPISLGNKASWLAQSSILSSLADRVTGTDWFLKAVNQDGAKFTDPEFVQALQYFKDLADANAFQTGFNSLDNTQMEQYFAEGKAAMMIDGSWALTNMAAAATEEQLSQIDITVLPSVPGGKGDPNSMSGGSGGGLALSKTVTGDKLKAALDLIYTVSGPEAMQAIADSNSIVTYKVEPDQSKVMPLFYKAFTLYKSLSLTPVYDAYLTSSATDAVNNGLQEVSLGGDPKAIAQKIQDAQARDLGK, encoded by the coding sequence ATGGCAAAGAAAAAACCAATCGCAATTCTCGCTCTGTTACTATCGTTTACCCTGCTGCTCGCGGCTTGCGGCCAAGGGGGGAATAACACGCCAACCACCGGTGCGGCAGGGACGGACAGCTCCAAATCCCCTGGAGAGAAAATCAAACTGTCCATCTGGCATAACTTCTCCGGCGACGATCTGAGAGCCAAGGTTGTACGGGAACAGATTGAGAAATTCCAAAGCGAGCACCCCGAGGTCGAGCTGGATGCACAGGCGATTCCGCCGGATGGATACCGTCAGCGTTTGAAGACGGTGGCAGCCGCGAATGAAATGCCGGACGTCTTTTTCGTTCAATCCGGTACCTCGATTAAAGAGTTTTATGATGGCGGGCTGATTCAGCCGATTACCTCCGTGCTGGATGAGCATCCGGACTGGAAGAACAACTTCATTTCCGGTTCGCTGGACACCCTGTCCTTTGACGGCCAGGTTTATGCCACGCCGCTGAGCGGCTCGGCCACTTCCTTCCTGTTCTACAACAAGTCCCTGTTTGAGAAATACGGCGTCAAGGTTCCGACCACATGGGACGAAATGATGACGGCGGTCAAAACGTTCAACGACAACAAAATCACGCCGATTTCGCTGGGGAATAAAGCCTCCTGGCTGGCGCAGTCCAGCATCCTCTCCTCGCTTGCGGACCGGGTGACCGGTACGGACTGGTTCTTGAAGGCTGTGAATCAGGACGGGGCGAAGTTTACCGATCCTGAATTCGTGCAGGCCCTGCAGTATTTCAAGGACCTGGCTGATGCCAATGCGTTCCAAACCGGCTTTAACAGCCTGGATAACACCCAGATGGAGCAGTATTTTGCCGAGGGCAAAGCCGCGATGATGATCGACGGTTCGTGGGCGCTGACGAACATGGCTGCAGCAGCAACGGAGGAGCAGCTCAGTCAGATCGACATCACCGTGCTTCCGTCCGTTCCCGGCGGCAAAGGGGATCCGAATTCGATGTCCGGCGGCTCAGGCGGCGGTTTGGCACTCAGCAAAACCGTCACGGGCGACAAGCTTAAAGCCGCTTTGGACCTGATCTATACGGTCAGCGGTCCGGAAGCGATGCAGGCCATCGCGGACAGCAACTCGATCGTCACCTACAAGGTTGAGCCGGATCAGTCCAAAGTTATGCCGCTGTTCTACAAAGCGTTTACGCTGTACAAATCACTGAGCCTTACTCCGGTATATGATGCTTATTTGACCTCTTCCGCGACCGACGCGGTAAACAACGGCCTGCAGGAGGTGTCCCTGGGCGGCGATCCGAAAGCGATCGCCCAGAAGATCCAGGATGCCCAGGCCAGGGATCTTGGCAAATAA
- a CDS encoding beta-N-acetylhexosaminidase: MKLRFEGETNGLLPGIGILAAELGVEIRDEGDTRNAGNDGNAGIPGIPVEVSVSVSGGLEVGWDGSKAYIRYELKHQFFRGLGLLVQHTRKGQPFQIKEEQQFELTGPMFDLSRNGVLTVESFKRMLNKLALMGLNTVMLYMEDTYEIEGESYFGYMRGRYSQAELKEIDDYADQFGIEAFPSIQTLAHLEEFLKWEAASRYRDTKGALLVGEEATLDLIRRMIESATAPFRSRKIHIGMDEAEELGRGKFLDKNGYVGRFDIMTGHLDKVLEIVRERGLEPMMWSDMFLKLASASGADYYNSDTTIPEEMASRIPEDVSMVYWDYGLKEMEEYGQQVAKHRPLGANLAFAGAVWIFNTFGVNYGLSLNASDNALQVCKQEGIREVYATMWGDDGNEGSPFAALLGLQLYAEHAYSAAKPEWERVAERAAFCTGIQADSYLLLKDLDETPGSEPNNRAQSNPSKFLLYQDVLLGLFDKQIEGLELSAHYADLEQRIQWARKSGGTGTAELLRMPEKLCAVLKIKSEIGIRLKQAYDIQDRAALNRVAQEELPLIAAAVRELRDAHRIQWFSMFKPFGWEVLDIRYGGVVNRLDSAAQRLLDYTEGRIARIEELEQERLLYSSNNRFNHKGIGWCSYYYRMASPNVFFHVLNPL; encoded by the coding sequence ATGAAGCTGCGTTTTGAAGGGGAAACAAACGGTTTGTTGCCGGGAATCGGGATTTTAGCAGCGGAACTAGGCGTTGAGATCCGGGATGAGGGGGATACCCGAAATGCGGGAAATGACGGAAATGCCGGGATTCCGGGTATTCCAGTAGAGGTCTCGGTTTCCGTTAGCGGCGGTCTGGAGGTTGGATGGGACGGAAGTAAGGCCTATATTCGGTATGAGCTGAAGCACCAGTTTTTCCGCGGACTGGGTTTACTCGTACAGCATACACGGAAGGGGCAGCCGTTTCAGATCAAGGAAGAGCAGCAGTTCGAACTCACGGGGCCGATGTTTGATCTTTCGCGCAACGGGGTCCTCACGGTCGAAAGCTTTAAACGGATGCTGAACAAGCTCGCTTTAATGGGTTTGAATACGGTCATGCTGTACATGGAAGATACATATGAAATAGAAGGCGAGTCCTATTTTGGCTACATGAGGGGCCGCTATTCGCAGGCGGAGCTCAAGGAAATCGACGACTATGCCGACCAATTCGGCATTGAGGCGTTTCCGAGCATTCAGACGCTTGCCCATCTGGAGGAGTTCCTGAAATGGGAGGCGGCATCGCGGTATCGGGACACTAAAGGGGCGCTTCTGGTCGGGGAGGAAGCCACGCTGGATTTGATCCGGCGCATGATCGAATCGGCGACGGCGCCTTTCCGCAGCCGCAAAATCCATATTGGCATGGATGAGGCTGAGGAGCTGGGACGGGGCAAGTTTTTGGATAAGAATGGCTACGTCGGCCGTTTCGACATCATGACAGGCCATCTGGACAAGGTGCTGGAGATCGTCCGCGAACGCGGCCTCGAGCCGATGATGTGGAGCGACATGTTCCTGAAGCTCGCTTCGGCCAGCGGCGCCGATTATTACAATTCCGATACGACCATTCCCGAAGAGATGGCCAGCCGCATCCCGGAAGACGTCTCGATGGTTTATTGGGATTACGGACTGAAGGAAATGGAGGAATACGGGCAGCAGGTCGCCAAACACCGCCCGTTAGGCGCGAATCTGGCTTTCGCTGGCGCGGTATGGATCTTCAACACCTTCGGCGTGAATTACGGGCTGTCCCTGAACGCTTCGGACAACGCGCTGCAGGTGTGCAAGCAGGAGGGCATCCGCGAGGTTTATGCGACGATGTGGGGCGATGACGGGAATGAAGGCAGCCCCTTTGCGGCGCTCTTGGGCTTGCAGCTGTATGCCGAACATGCCTACTCGGCGGCGAAACCCGAATGGGAGCGTGTGGCGGAACGGGCCGCCTTCTGCACGGGCATCCAGGCGGACAGCTATTTGCTGCTGAAGGACCTCGATGAAACGCCGGGCTCCGAGCCGAATAACCGGGCGCAAAGCAATCCTTCGAAGTTTCTTCTCTACCAGGACGTGCTTCTCGGGTTATTCGACAAGCAGATCGAAGGACTGGAGCTCTCCGCCCATTATGCCGATTTGGAGCAGCGTATCCAATGGGCCCGAAAGAGCGGAGGCACTGGCACAGCCGAACTCCTGCGGATGCCGGAGAAGCTGTGCGCCGTGCTAAAGATCAAAAGCGAAATCGGCATCCGGCTCAAACAGGCCTATGACATTCAAGATCGCGCCGCATTGAACCGGGTGGCCCAAGAAGAGCTGCCGCTCATTGCCGCTGCGGTCCGCGAACTTCGCGATGCTCACCGCATTCAGTGGTTCAGCATGTTTAAGCCGTTCGGCTGGGAAGTGCTCGATATCCGCTACGGAGGCGTAGTAAACCGCCTGGATTCCGCGGCGCAAAGACTGCTGGATTACACAGAGGGGCGCATAGCCCGCATCGAAGAGCTGGAGCAGGAACGGCTGCTGTACAGCTCCAACAACCGTTTTAACCATAAAGGGATCGGCTGGTGCAGCTATTATTACCGGATGGCGTCGCCGAACGTCTTTTTCCACGTCTTGAATCCGCTATAA
- a CDS encoding ABC transporter ATP-binding protein, giving the protein MNAKPVIVLDDLTKQYPNGKCAVDHLSFSVEPGSLVALLGPNGAGKSTTISMLLGLQQPTRGKVKLLGGSPRDAKVRGKIGAMLQDSEMVPGLKVREAVDLFRHYYSHPMDLGRLLRIAGLDEVQNKMAISLSGGQKRRMAFALALAGDPEVLFLDEPTAGMDVMSRQMFWDTVRTIQDQGKTIMLTTHYLEEADQLADRILVVNEGRLIADGSPAEMKQAAGRKSIHFTAGPELQPRQLEQLPGVQEAVWNGRRVKLTSLDTDRVIFTIVHMNLDVRDIEIQTGGLEEAFRNLVQGSGSTDRASETNKTGTKEKRHVV; this is encoded by the coding sequence ATGAATGCCAAACCGGTTATCGTCCTCGACGATTTGACCAAACAATATCCAAACGGCAAATGCGCCGTTGATCACCTGTCCTTCTCCGTTGAGCCGGGCAGCCTGGTGGCTTTGCTTGGTCCAAACGGGGCAGGCAAGTCCACCACCATTTCGATGCTGCTGGGACTTCAGCAGCCTACCCGAGGGAAGGTCAAACTGCTGGGCGGCAGCCCTAGGGATGCCAAAGTGCGCGGCAAAATCGGTGCAATGCTGCAAGACTCAGAGATGGTGCCCGGACTAAAGGTCCGGGAAGCGGTGGACCTGTTCCGTCACTATTACAGCCATCCGATGGACTTGGGGCGGCTGCTTCGTATCGCAGGCCTTGATGAGGTCCAAAACAAGATGGCCATCTCCCTCTCAGGCGGTCAAAAACGCCGGATGGCTTTTGCCCTGGCTTTGGCCGGCGATCCGGAAGTACTGTTCCTTGACGAGCCGACAGCCGGGATGGACGTCATGTCACGGCAGATGTTCTGGGACACTGTCCGGACCATTCAGGACCAGGGCAAAACGATTATGCTGACCACTCACTATCTGGAGGAAGCGGACCAGCTGGCCGACCGGATTCTTGTGGTCAATGAAGGTCGGCTGATCGCCGATGGATCACCGGCTGAAATGAAGCAGGCTGCTGGTCGGAAGTCGATTCACTTCACCGCAGGGCCAGAGCTTCAGCCCCGGCAGCTGGAGCAGCTGCCCGGTGTACAGGAAGCGGTCTGGAACGGCCGAAGGGTCAAGTTGACCAGCCTGGATACGGACCGGGTTATTTTTACCATAGTCCACATGAATCTTGACGTCCGGGACATCGAAATCCAGACTGGAGGGCTGGAGGAAGCGTTCCGTAATCTGGTTCAGGGAAGCGGGAGCACAGATAGAGCAAGTGAAACGAATAAAACAGGCACAAAGGAGAAGCGCCATGTTGTCTAG